CGGGTTCCGGGTACACGTCGCCGCCGTAGGGGAAGGCGGGCAGCGGCAGGAAGTTGTTGCTGAGCGCCGTGTAGGTGTCGGTCTCGTTCGTGGACTTGGAGCGGCTGGCGCCGAACTGCACCGTGTGCGCGCGGCCGAAGGCGTTGAACTGGCCCGTGACGTTGCCGTCCAGGATGCGGTCGTCCGTGCTGCCCTGGCTGCGATACGGCCAGCCGATCAGGCCGGTGTCGTCGGCGTTCAGCACGCCGGTCTGCGAGTAGGCATACAGCAGCCGCGTCGCCTCGTTGCTGTGGCGGTAGTTGTAGGTGAGCTTGGCTTCCCAGTCCTTGCCCAGCTGATGCGTGTACTCGGCGAAGGCGTTGTAGGACTTGGTGTTCCAGTAGGTCCACTTCTGCGAGGTCGACGAGCCCACCGGGAACTCCGCCTGCGAGCCGTCCGAGCGCAGCAGCGTCAGCGAGCCCCACATCGGCGAGTCCTGCTTCGCGTCCACGGCGGTGATGCCCACGGTCAGCACGCCGTTCGTGCCGATCTGGCCGTCGACGACGCCGTAGACCGAGGTGCGCTTGTCCTTGAGGTCGCGCAGGTAGGAATCCTTGTCCTCGGTCGCCACGACGAAGCGGCCGGCCCACGAGCCGTCTTCCGTCAGCACCTTGTTGTAGTCCAGCGCCGCGCGCTTCTTGCCGTAGGAGCCGAAGCTGACGTTGAACTCGCCGCTGTCCTCGTTCTTCGGGCGCTTGCGGATGTAGTTGATCGTGCCCGAGGAGTTGCCCACGCCGGTCAGCAGGCCGTTGGCGCCGCGGATCAGCTCGATGCGCTCGAACAGGAAGGTGTCCTCCTTGCCGACCACCGTGCCCCAGGAGTTCGTCATCCCCAGGCCGTCGACCTGGGTCAGCTGGATCTCGAAGCCGCGGGCGTTGAAGGTCGCCCGGTTGGTCTCGTACTGCTCGACGTTGATGCCGGTGGCCAGCGCCAGCGCGTCGTTGCTGCCGGTCACGCCGAAGTTGGCCATGTCTTCCTGGTCGATCGAGCTGATCGTCTGCGGCGTGTCCTTGATGTCCATCGGCAGGCCGGTCGCGCCCTTGGAGACGCGGTTCGCGCGCTTGCCGGTCACGACGATCTTGTCGAGCGTCGCGTCCTGGGCGTAGGCCAGGTCGCCGATCGCGAGGGACGCCGCCAGGGCGCACGCGGTCATCAGGAATTGCTGCTTCATCGAGGTGTCCGGAAGAGGTAGGAGGTGACTTTCGGCCGGGACTCTAACGCAGGTGAGAGTGATTCGCATTAAGAGAAATGACAAAAACGAGTCACGTCGTATCGCGCGTGGTAGCGATACCACGGTGCCGCCGTGGGCGCGGCCCAAGCGGCGGGCTGGACTTGGGGCAGGTCTTGAACAGGTCTTGAATCGGAGCCACGCGTGAGCGCGTGGGGCCAGGTCTTGCTCAACTGCAAGTGGCGCGAAAGCACCTATCCTCCCGCCAATCTCCCCGACCCCCTGGAGGACTGAGTTGTCCCGTTCCGCCCGCCTGCTCGACCTGATCCAGACCTTGCGCCGCCACCGTCGCCCCGTCACCGGCGAGGCACTCGCGACCGCGTTGGACATCAGCCTGCGCACGCTCTACCG
This genomic stretch from Mitsuaria sp. 7 harbors:
- a CDS encoding TonB-dependent siderophore receptor; the encoded protein is MKQQFLMTACALAASLAIGDLAYAQDATLDKIVVTGKRANRVSKGATGLPMDIKDTPQTISSIDQEDMANFGVTGSNDALALATGINVEQYETNRATFNARGFEIQLTQVDGLGMTNSWGTVVGKEDTFLFERIELIRGANGLLTGVGNSSGTINYIRKRPKNEDSGEFNVSFGSYGKKRAALDYNKVLTEDGSWAGRFVVATEDKDSYLRDLKDKRTSVYGVVDGQIGTNGVLTVGITAVDAKQDSPMWGSLTLLRSDGSQAEFPVGSSTSQKWTYWNTKSYNAFAEYTHQLGKDWEAKLTYNYRHSNEATRLLYAYSQTGVLNADDTGLIGWPYRSQGSTDDRILDGNVTGQFNAFGRAHTVQFGASRSKSTNETDTYTALSNNFLPLPAFPYGGDVYPEPAWGARAPATSGGQTLTRLYGATRLSLTDALKTVLGVNAARLVREGGSRYGSSGQLLDPKTQKVSPYVGVTYDITPDLMTYVSYSDIFQAQEQSDIRGDQLAPMKGVNAEAGVKAEWLDKALLTTAAVFTAKQEGLATFGGTFVGGANNGQSWYEPKDVKSKGWEVEATGRVGKDTKLTLGYTRLILTGPDGNDIYEWVPRHTVNFRADTRVTMLPALRVGLGGRWQSAVSKIGSATQGAYVVANAFASYELSKAATLRANVNNLFDKKYIGGLAYGAIYGAPRNYGVSLDYKL